The bacterium genome contains the following window.
TTAATCCATGCAGCCCCATCATCCGGATCATTGTCCTTGATAGTACCGAACTTCTCAGCTGCCTTATTCCAATCACCAAATTTGTCACCTTCAAGATAAATTAGGCCTTGAGTAAACAGCACATCGCGATCAGCGGGCGATCTGGTCAAATACTCATCGAAGGCCTGAAGTGCAGCGGCCGTGTCCTTAAGTTGGAGATTGAACTGCCCAATATAGTATAGAATGTTCTCATCGCTCGGGTTCGATTCCTTAGCCATGTCCAGCGCCCTTAACGCAACGCGCTTTAGCGAATCCCGTGAAGATTCTGTCAGACTTTGCTCGTTGGCCATGGTTGCGAGCGAGAAAGCCTTATACTGCACGGCTTCGATTGAACCGGGGTCATCCGCAAGCATTTTATCAGCAATAGCCAAAGTATTCACATAATCTTCGGAGGCATAAAAATACTGAATCAACTGAAGACGAGCATACTCTCGATTCGTTTTGTAATTCTCCGGTTCCTCTGACTTCAAATTTGAGTTCTCAAGAGCCTCAAGCGCCTCATTCCAAGCTTTAACGTATTGGTCATCCTTGACCTTGAATCCAAGCAATTGTGCGAACACAAAGCGACTGCTCCAGTGCTTCGGATCAAGCATTATGGATGTTTGCGCTGCTTCCAATCCTGTTTCCAAGACTCGGGTTTGAAAAGCAGAGAATATCGAATCGGCAGCCTCATCGTCGCTCAGGAAGACTGCTTTGACATCCTCTTTTAGGCCAATTCGATCTGCTATGGCAGTTCGCTCATTATTCTCAAATGATTGCGCATTTGCCCGGTAAGCTGAGTCGGTCGCCACAGCCTTACTATAGAATTCCCACCAATAGTCCTGAAGCAGCGTATCGATCTTCTTGATCAGCTTCTTTGCCTTCTTGTCATCACTCATGCTGCGAACTGCGTCAAAATCAGTCACCATTCGTTCGAGCAACGCGCGTTGCGGATCTACTGCATCACCAGCAAGCTTCTTTCGTAAACCAACCTGCTCGTCATCCATTGCAATCAGACCAAGTATTTCACCGCGCTCAAAGAGTACGTCTGCATTGCCCGGTTCCTCGACGACAGCCTCATCATAAAACTGAATTGATTTGGCAATTTCGCCTTGTTTCTTGTAGATCCGCGCCGACGTTAGCGCGACTCCCGCAAATGTGGATGTCGCGGTTAAGACTGTAAGAAGTGTTGCTAAGAAAGTACGATGCATACCAATATCCTTCTTGAAGGAAACCAATATTTTGGGAGAAACTCTAATCTGTGAATCGAAACGGCGGCATGTGTACGCCGTGTTCG
Protein-coding sequences here:
- a CDS encoding tetratricopeptide repeat protein, coding for MHRTFLATLLTVLTATSTFAGVALTSARIYKKQGEIAKSIQFYDEAVVEEPGNADVLFERGEILGLIAMDDEQVGLRKKLAGDAVDPQRALLERMVTDFDAVRSMSDDKKAKKLIKKIDTLLQDYWWEFYSKAVATDSAYRANAQSFENNERTAIADRIGLKEDVKAVFLSDDEAADSIFSAFQTRVLETGLEAAQTSIMLDPKHWSSRFVFAQLLGFKVKDDQYVKAWNEALEALENSNLKSEEPENYKTNREYARLQLIQYFYASEDYVNTLAIADKMLADDPGSIEAVQYKAFSLATMANEQSLTESSRDSLKRVALRALDMAKESNPSDENILYYIGQFNLQLKDTAAALQAFDEYLTRSPADRDVLFTQGLIYLEGDKFGDWNKAAEKFGTIKDNDPDDGAAWINYGIALIRLGKNEEGATAVKKGEKLSGN